A single genomic interval of Myxosarcina sp. GI1 harbors:
- a CDS encoding glucosidase yields the protein MIAEKQRLEENRERLAYWTRWGPYISERQWGTVREDYSESGSAWDYFSHQDSLSRAYRWGEDGIAGICDNHQRLCFALAFWNERDPIIKEKMFGLTGNQGNHGEDVKEYYFYLDNTPTHSYMKYLYKYPQHEYPYGDLVRENKRRGKHEPEYELLDTGIFDEDKYFDIFIEYAKNSDEDILIRVTAYNRGDETKPLHILPTLWFRNTWSWFKDVPKPKLKIYSQQDNYSVIEADHPSLGKRWLYCGATPQDRTFPQGNAHQDSAHPVGAFRETPLLFTENETNNELLFGQPNASPYVKDGINNYIVRGKQEAVNPNRIGTKFSAHYQLSIAPGKSQTIQLRLANVNSLENPFAECDRIFQQRQQEADEFYHWINPHPISEDKRRVQRQAFAGMLWSKQFYYYVVEDWLQGDPNTVAPPEARKSGRNSEWKHLFNDDIISMPDKWEYPWYAAWDLAFHLIPLAVLDPDYAKLQLSRLTREWYMHPNGQIPAYEWALSDVNPPVQAWAAWQIYTIEQKYWKRKDLDFLERIFQKLLLNFTWWVNREDAGGKNVFEGGFLGLDNIGVFDRSAELPTGGYLEQADATSWMGMYSLGMLNIALELARERPPYEDVASKFFEHFLYIADAMNHVGDGVSLWDEKDGFYYDVINFPNGDRCFLKVRSLVGLIPLLGVNVLEPATIENLSGFKKRLEWFINNRPDLKKNVACMETKGMGAKRLLALCYATKRNDGKPNKLQRLLAYVLDETEFLGSYGIRSVSKYHQDKPFVLQVNENEYKVDYQPAESNSGMFGGNSNWRGPIWFPINYLLIEALQNFYKYLGDDFQIEFPTGSGELKNLQAIILELSMRMTKIFLRDDLDKRPVYGGIEKFQNDPHWRDYIYFYEYFHGDNGAGLGASHQTGWTGIVAYMIQLHAEHSNSNLT from the coding sequence ATGATTGCAGAAAAACAAAGACTAGAAGAAAATCGAGAACGCTTGGCTTATTGGACGCGCTGGGGTCCTTATATTAGCGAAAGGCAATGGGGAACGGTTAGAGAAGATTATAGCGAGTCTGGTTCGGCTTGGGATTATTTTTCTCACCAAGATTCTTTATCTCGTGCTTATCGATGGGGAGAAGATGGCATTGCGGGTATTTGTGACAACCATCAGCGTCTGTGTTTTGCTTTAGCTTTTTGGAACGAACGCGATCCGATTATCAAAGAAAAGATGTTCGGTTTGACTGGCAATCAAGGCAATCATGGGGAAGATGTCAAAGAGTATTACTTCTATTTGGATAATACCCCGACTCATTCTTATATGAAGTATCTCTATAAATATCCTCAGCATGAATATCCCTATGGAGATTTAGTTCGAGAAAATAAAAGACGGGGCAAACACGAGCCAGAATATGAGTTATTAGATACGGGAATTTTTGACGAAGATAAATATTTTGATATATTTATTGAATATGCTAAAAACAGCGACGAAGACATTTTAATTAGAGTTACGGCATATAATCGCGGTGATGAAACCAAACCCCTACATATTTTACCTACTCTCTGGTTTCGCAATACTTGGTCTTGGTTTAAAGATGTTCCAAAACCAAAATTAAAAATTTATTCCCAACAAGATAATTACAGCGTTATCGAAGCAGATCATCCCAGTTTAGGAAAACGCTGGTTATATTGCGGTGCGACCCCCCAAGACCGCACTTTTCCGCAAGGGAACGCGCACCAAGACAGCGCCCACCCTGTAGGGGCGTTTCGCGAAACACCCCTACTGTTTACCGAAAACGAAACTAACAACGAATTACTATTCGGACAACCCAATGCTTCTCCCTATGTTAAAGACGGCATTAATAACTATATCGTTCGAGGCAAACAAGAAGCAGTAAACCCAAACCGAATTGGCACTAAATTTAGCGCGCATTATCAGCTATCGATCGCTCCTGGTAAAAGCCAAACAATCCAACTGAGATTAGCTAATGTCAATTCTTTAGAAAATCCTTTTGCTGAATGCGATCGCATCTTCCAACAAAGACAACAAGAAGCAGACGAATTTTATCACTGGATTAATCCCCATCCCATCTCAGAAGATAAACGTCGAGTCCAGCGACAGGCTTTTGCGGGGATGTTATGGAGCAAACAGTTTTATTATTATGTTGTCGAAGATTGGCTACAGGGCGATCCCAATACTGTTGCTCCTCCAGAAGCGCGTAAATCTGGCAGAAACTCGGAGTGGAAGCATCTTTTTAATGATGATATTATTTCTATGCCCGATAAGTGGGAATATCCTTGGTATGCAGCCTGGGACTTAGCTTTTCATTTAATTCCTCTAGCTGTACTCGACCCCGACTATGCCAAACTCCAGCTTTCTCGCCTTACCAGAGAATGGTATATGCATCCCAACGGACAAATTCCGGCATATGAATGGGCATTGAGCGATGTTAACCCACCCGTACAGGCTTGGGCAGCCTGGCAGATATATACTATCGAACAAAAGTATTGGAAGCGCAAAGATCTCGATTTTTTAGAGCGTATTTTTCAAAAGCTATTACTGAACTTTACCTGGTGGGTCAACCGCGAAGATGCTGGGGGAAAAAACGTTTTTGAAGGGGGTTTTTTAGGTTTAGATAATATAGGGGTATTCGATCGCTCGGCAGAATTACCCACAGGAGGATATTTAGAACAAGCAGACGCTACTTCTTGGATGGGAATGTATAGTCTGGGAATGCTAAATATTGCTCTGGAATTGGCGCGAGAGCGTCCCCCTTATGAAGATGTTGCCAGTAAGTTTTTCGAACATTTTCTTTATATTGCCGATGCCATGAACCATGTCGGTGATGGGGTTTCTTTATGGGATGAAAAAGATGGCTTTTATTACGATGTAATTAACTTTCCCAATGGCGATAGATGTTTTTTAAAAGTGCGATCGCTTGTAGGTTTAATTCCTCTTTTGGGGGTCAACGTTCTCGAACCCGCAACGATCGAGAATTTATCAGGATTTAAAAAGCGTTTAGAGTGGTTTATCAACAATCGTCCCGATCTCAAGAAAAATGTTGCCTGTATGGAAACAAAAGGCATGGGTGCAAAAAGACTACTGGCTTTATGCTATGCCACTAAAAGAAATGATGGCAAACCTAATAAACTACAAAGGTTACTGGCTTATGTGCTCGACGAAACCGAGTTTTTAGGTTCCTATGGCATTCGTTCCGTCTCTAAATATCATCAGGATAAACCTTTTGTCTTGCAGGTAAACGAGAATGAATACAAAGTAGACTATCAGCCAGCAGAATCCAATTCGGGAATGTTTGGCGGTAATTCTAACTGGCGCGGTCCTATTTGGTTTCCGATTAATTATTTACTCATAGAAGCCTTACAAAACTTTTATAAGTATCTGGGAGATGATTTTCAAATAGAATTTCCTACAGGTTCGGGAGAATTAAAAAATCTTCAGGCAATTATTCTGGAACTCTCTATGCGGATGACTAAAATCTTTTTACGAGACGATTTAGATAAGCGTCCTGTATATGGCGGTATCGAAAAGTTTCAAAACGATCCTCACTGGCGCGACTATATCTATTTCTACGAGTACTTTCACGGCGATAATGGTGCGGGTTTGGGTGCGTCCCATCAAACAGGCTGGACGGGAATAGTAGCTTATATGATTCAACTACACGCCGAACATTCAAATTCAAATTTAACTTAG
- a CDS encoding cation-transporting P-type ATPase, whose amino-acid sequence MTFHPPIWSLNAEEVYLNQATAAEGLADSEAEVKLKQYGANELPEPPQRSLLLQQGNNNAYCQELIPLIKENFGYLKLFCSSVISFNIYY is encoded by the coding sequence ATGACTTTCCATCCTCCGATTTGGTCGTTAAATGCCGAGGAAGTTTATCTCAACCAGGCTACTGCTGCCGAAGGACTTGCCGATAGTGAAGCTGAGGTAAAACTAAAACAGTATGGTGCCAACGAACTACCAGAACCGCCTCAGCGTTCTTTGCTACTGCAACAAGGTAATAATAATGCTTATTGCCAAGAACTCATCCCACTAATCAAGGAGAATTTCGGGTATTTAAAGTTATTTTGTAGTTCAGTCATTTCATTTAACATTTATTATTAA
- the hypB gene encoding hydrogenase nickel incorporation protein HypB — MCKDCGCSNAIDNVAIENSLGILPTTPQVKATHQRQIEINRGILSKNDRLAAQNRNYFKSKELLVINLLSSPGAGKTALIEKMLQNYQNNIDIGVIVGDLATDNDARRLQNWGAPTVQITTGNACHLEANMVAKAAQKLDLDNFNWLIIENVGNLVCPAAYDLGEDLRVVLLSVTEGEDKPLKYPTMFKSAHIVVINKIDLAEAVEFQRDIAIANIREIASQAQIFEVSAKTGTGIDRFYTHLLHSSMNDELFF; from the coding sequence ATGTGTAAAGACTGTGGCTGTAGTAATGCGATCGATAATGTAGCAATCGAAAATTCTCTTGGAATTTTACCAACAACTCCTCAAGTAAAAGCAACACACCAACGTCAAATCGAGATTAATCGAGGTATTCTTAGTAAAAACGATCGCCTGGCAGCGCAAAACCGCAACTATTTTAAATCAAAAGAATTATTGGTTATTAACTTGTTATCTTCACCAGGAGCGGGCAAGACAGCTCTAATCGAAAAAATGCTGCAAAACTATCAAAATAACATCGATATTGGGGTGATTGTTGGCGATTTAGCTACGGATAACGATGCTCGTAGACTACAAAATTGGGGCGCACCAACAGTTCAAATTACTACTGGTAACGCCTGTCACTTAGAAGCCAACATGGTTGCTAAAGCTGCCCAGAAACTCGATCTAGATAATTTTAACTGGCTAATTATTGAAAATGTCGGTAATTTAGTTTGTCCTGCCGCTTACGACTTGGGGGAAGATTTGAGAGTGGTGTTGCTGTCTGTTACCGAAGGTGAAGATAAACCTTTAAAGTATCCAACTATGTTTAAATCAGCACATATAGTAGTTATTAATAAAATCGATCTGGCTGAAGCCGTAGAATTCCAAAGAGATATAGCGATCGCCAATATTCGAGAAATTGCTTCGCAAGCTCAAATTTTCGAGGTTTCAGCCAAAACAGGTACGGGAATCGATCGCTTTTATACTCATTTATTACATTCATCAATGAACGATGAGCTTTTTTTTTAA
- the hypA gene encoding hydrogenase maturation nickel metallochaperone HypA — protein sequence MHEVSMMQNTLEIAFDRARQNGATQIECLTLNIGELSGVIPEALEFAFEILIAGTMAENASLEINLIPVTCYCQRCDRNFQPQDFVYRCPQCQQISTNILTGSELELASLIVS from the coding sequence ATGCACGAAGTAAGTATGATGCAAAATACTCTAGAAATTGCCTTCGATCGAGCCAGACAAAACGGGGCGACACAGATAGAATGTCTGACGCTGAATATTGGCGAGTTATCGGGAGTAATTCCCGAAGCTTTAGAATTTGCCTTTGAAATTTTGATTGCAGGAACGATGGCAGAAAATGCCTCGCTAGAAATTAACCTCATTCCCGTTACTTGTTATTGTCAACGATGCGATCGCAATTTTCAACCCCAAGATTTTGTTTATCGATGTCCTCAATGTCAGCAAATAAGTACCAACATTCTTACTGGTAGTGAATTGGAATTAGCATCCCTAATAGTTAGTTAG
- a CDS encoding hydrogenase maturation protease, giving the protein MIAAKNLVIGYGNSLRCDDGVGVRVAEMVADWHLPKVRSLAVTQLTPELAQDLAGVDSIIFVDACQAVDTDTVEVCALKPLATTQLHSHFGDPRALLSLTLAIYGKCPQAWWVIIPATNFQLGESLSSLAKKGIALALIQIRAILNGNCQTMTTATDIKYNSCTK; this is encoded by the coding sequence ATGATTGCTGCCAAAAATTTAGTAATTGGTTACGGTAATAGCTTGCGGTGTGATGATGGTGTTGGAGTAAGAGTAGCGGAAATGGTTGCCGATTGGCACTTGCCGAAGGTGCGATCGCTTGCTGTCACTCAATTAACTCCCGAACTAGCTCAGGATCTGGCTGGAGTAGACTCGATCATTTTTGTCGATGCCTGTCAGGCAGTCGATACCGATACTGTAGAAGTATGTGCTTTAAAACCATTGGCTACAACTCAGCTTCACAGTCACTTTGGCGATCCTAGAGCCTTACTAAGTCTTACTTTAGCGATCTACGGCAAATGTCCCCAGGCGTGGTGGGTAATTATACCAGCTACAAATTTTCAACTAGGCGAAAGTTTATCTTCTTTAGCTAAAAAAGGAATTGCTTTGGCTTTAATTCAGATTAGAGCCATTCTAAATGGCAATTGTCAGACTATGACAACAGCTACCGACATCAAATACAACTCATGCACGAAGTAA
- a CDS encoding STAS/SEC14 domain-containing protein, producing MTIKLIPHKPDNIIGINIDGKIEVEDIDRVIELIEKQLQRRGKLRVYAEVENWTGMSLEAFIKDLKFSLQHFKDFEKEAIVSDRQWLKNLAAVGNSLFSGIEVKHFTFADRDKALKWISS from the coding sequence ATGACCATTAAACTCATTCCCCACAAACCAGACAACATAATCGGAATCAATATCGATGGCAAAATTGAAGTCGAAGATATCGATCGCGTAATCGAACTAATCGAGAAGCAACTGCAACGGAGAGGAAAATTAAGAGTGTATGCAGAAGTAGAAAACTGGACGGGAATGTCTTTGGAAGCTTTTATTAAAGACCTGAAATTTAGCTTACAACACTTTAAAGATTTTGAGAAAGAAGCGATCGTCTCCGATCGCCAGTGGCTGAAAAATTTAGCAGCAGTAGGTAATTCTTTGTTTTCTGGCATCGAAGTCAAACATTTTACCTTTGCCGATCGAGATAAGGCACTGAAATGGATAAGTAGTTAG
- a CDS encoding universal stress protein: MFDIILAAIDRSTANKRVFEEALSLAQATKAKLILLHVLSAEEPDSPILSRYPTVSRHHHYLHLDPELVRLADTMYHQQWKAFEAEGLKILRSFRDRAIAAGVTTEFSQITGHPSSTICDFASSCHAEVIVIGRRGFSQLKELLVGSVSNYVIHHAPCSVMLVPTAREPERNYGAETMVSTKIANKYLFNSRGKP, encoded by the coding sequence ATGTTTGACATAATTTTGGCGGCAATAGATCGCTCTACAGCAAATAAACGAGTGTTTGAAGAAGCTTTATCTCTGGCTCAAGCCACCAAAGCTAAGTTAATTTTACTGCACGTTTTATCGGCAGAAGAACCAGACAGTCCGATTCTGTCTCGCTATCCGACAGTTAGCCGACATCATCATTATTTACATCTCGATCCCGAACTCGTTCGTCTTGCAGATACTATGTATCACCAGCAATGGAAAGCTTTTGAAGCTGAAGGACTAAAGATACTGCGTTCTTTTAGAGATCGCGCGATCGCCGCAGGTGTAACAACTGAATTCAGTCAAATTACAGGTCATCCCAGTTCGACTATTTGCGATTTTGCTAGCTCTTGCCATGCCGAGGTAATAGTTATCGGCAGACGGGGTTTTTCGCAACTGAAAGAATTGTTGGTAGGTAGTGTTAGCAACTACGTAATACACCATGCTCCTTGTTCGGTAATGCTGGTTCCGACTGCGAGAGAACCAGAGCGGAATTATGGAGCGGAAACTATGGTATCGACAAAAATAGCAAACAAATATTTATTTAACAGCAGAGGGAAACCATGA
- a CDS encoding universal stress protein: MMINKILVAVDYSERNKSVYNSAVSLAKSTGATLMLLHILSEDESGYPTLPTYANYYPILEDREYELYKERLAEYQQQGINFLKNLTQKATEAGVNTEHTQLIGDPGRMICELADTWGTDLILVGSRGLKGLKEMFLGSVSNYVTHHAPCSVLIVREAIANGSNFDASERETSATTVDS, from the coding sequence ATGATGATAAACAAAATCTTAGTAGCAGTAGACTATTCAGAAAGAAATAAATCTGTTTATAACTCGGCAGTATCTCTAGCTAAAAGTACGGGAGCAACATTAATGCTGCTGCACATCTTATCCGAAGACGAATCAGGATATCCCACTCTGCCTACTTATGCTAACTATTACCCGATCTTGGAAGATCGCGAGTATGAATTATATAAAGAAAGATTGGCAGAGTATCAACAACAGGGAATTAATTTCTTAAAAAATCTAACTCAGAAGGCTACAGAAGCAGGAGTTAACACCGAACATACCCAATTAATTGGCGATCCAGGACGAATGATTTGCGAACTAGCCGATACTTGGGGGACAGATTTGATTTTAGTAGGCAGTCGCGGACTGAAAGGACTAAAAGAAATGTTTCTCGGCAGCGTTAGTAACTATGTAACCCATCATGCACCTTGTTCGGTGCTAATCGTACGTGAGGCGATCGCCAATGGCTCGAATTTTGATGCGAGCGAGCGAGAAACTTCGGCAACCACAGTTGACAGCTAA
- the ppsA gene encoding phosphoenolpyruvate synthase has protein sequence MVATVNRYGELLQDRERAFVLWFEDVGMSDVSLVGGKNASLGEMIRQLTPQGIKVPGGFATTAYAYRFFIERAGLETKLRQLFADLNVEDVNNLKLRGKQARALILNTPFPKELETAITQAYSQLCQRYSIDFQYCDRFEGEEKELCHQYTYNVDVAVRSSATAEDLPDASFAGQQETYLNVCGIPNVLEACHKCFASLFTDRAISYRTLKGFDHFNVALSVGVQKMVRSDLATSGVMFSIDTETGFRDVALITAAYGLGENVVQGAVNPDEYIVFKPTLRQGYRPILEKRLGSKEIKLVYDIGGSKLTKNIPTSPSERIKYAIDDDEILTLAKWACQIERHYSKLRRVYTPMDIEWAKDGVTGELFIVQARPETVQSQKAIDVLQTYKLVETGTNVLATGRAVGEKIGRGKARVILDVTQIDKFQPGEVLVTNKTDPDWEPIMKQASAIVTNQGGRTCHAAIIAREMGIPAIVGCGDATKNIQTGREVTVSCAEGESGKVYAGLIPFTVESTQLKDLPSTRTQILMNVGNPESAFSLSALPCDGVGLARLEFIIANQIKVHPMALLEFDKLSESTEKVAIAKLVGDIARLTVNYPHKPDFFVDKLARGIATIAAAFYPQPVIVRMSDFKSNEYANLLGGKQFEPSEENPMLGWRGASRYYDPKYRQGFALECQAFKRVRDEMGLTNVIPMIPFCRTPDEGRKVLAEMAKNGLVRGENGLQVYVMCELPSNVLLIDEFSRVFDGFSIGSNDLTQLTLGLDRDSSLVAHLFDERNHAVQNMLAMAIAAARRNHRKIGICGQAPSDYPEFAEFLVNQGIDSISLNPDAVLKTRLQVAAVESNINH, from the coding sequence ATGGTAGCAACAGTAAATCGCTACGGAGAACTGTTACAAGACCGCGAACGAGCTTTTGTTCTCTGGTTTGAAGATGTGGGTATGTCAGACGTTTCTTTAGTAGGTGGCAAGAACGCTTCTTTAGGAGAAATGATCCGACAGTTAACGCCACAGGGAATTAAAGTTCCAGGAGGTTTTGCCACTACTGCCTATGCCTATCGCTTCTTTATCGAAAGAGCGGGACTAGAAACTAAGCTGCGCCAACTATTTGCCGATCTCAATGTGGAAGATGTCAACAACCTCAAGCTGCGGGGCAAGCAAGCCAGAGCATTAATTCTTAATACTCCTTTCCCCAAAGAATTAGAGACTGCTATAACCCAAGCCTACAGTCAATTATGCCAGCGATACAGCATCGACTTTCAATATTGCGATCGCTTTGAAGGAGAAGAAAAAGAACTGTGCCACCAGTATACTTATAACGTCGATGTAGCGGTTCGTTCCTCTGCTACTGCCGAAGATCTACCCGATGCGAGCTTTGCAGGACAGCAGGAAACCTATCTCAATGTTTGTGGCATTCCCAACGTTCTCGAAGCCTGTCATAAATGCTTTGCGTCTTTATTTACCGATCGCGCTATTTCCTATCGTACCCTTAAAGGTTTCGACCACTTTAACGTCGCTCTTTCAGTTGGCGTACAAAAGATGGTGCGTTCGGACTTGGCAACGTCTGGAGTTATGTTTTCTATCGATACTGAAACGGGCTTTAGAGATGTCGCGTTAATTACTGCGGCATACGGCTTGGGTGAAAATGTGGTTCAAGGTGCGGTCAACCCCGATGAATATATCGTTTTTAAACCAACTTTACGCCAGGGCTATCGTCCAATTTTGGAAAAACGCCTCGGCAGTAAAGAAATTAAGCTGGTGTACGACATCGGTGGTAGCAAGCTGACTAAAAATATTCCTACCTCGCCTTCAGAAAGAATTAAATATGCCATTGATGACGATGAAATTCTCACTCTAGCTAAATGGGCGTGTCAGATCGAACGGCATTACTCTAAACTACGTCGAGTTTATACCCCAATGGACATCGAATGGGCAAAAGACGGAGTGACGGGAGAATTATTTATCGTTCAAGCCCGTCCCGAAACAGTGCAGTCCCAAAAAGCGATCGATGTCTTGCAGACATATAAACTTGTCGAAACTGGTACTAATGTTTTGGCGACAGGCAGGGCAGTAGGCGAAAAAATTGGTAGGGGTAAAGCCAGAGTTATCTTGGATGTTACTCAAATCGATAAATTCCAGCCAGGAGAAGTTCTCGTCACCAATAAAACCGATCCCGACTGGGAACCAATTATGAAACAAGCCAGCGCGATCGTCACTAACCAGGGGGGAAGAACCTGTCATGCAGCGATAATCGCCCGCGAAATGGGTATACCCGCAATTGTCGGCTGCGGTGATGCCACTAAAAATATTCAAACAGGACGAGAAGTTACGGTTTCTTGTGCCGAAGGAGAAAGCGGTAAAGTCTATGCTGGTTTGATTCCGTTTACCGTCGAATCTACTCAATTGAAAGATCTACCTTCAACTAGAACCCAAATTTTAATGAATGTCGGAAATCCCGAATCAGCTTTTAGCCTTTCGGCTTTACCCTGCGACGGTGTGGGTTTGGCAAGGTTAGAATTTATCATCGCCAACCAAATTAAAGTTCATCCCATGGCGTTGCTGGAATTTGACAAACTGTCAGAATCTACCGAAAAAGTAGCGATTGCGAAGCTAGTCGGAGACATCGCTCGCCTGACGGTTAATTACCCACACAAACCCGATTTTTTTGTCGATAAATTAGCTAGAGGTATTGCTACTATTGCCGCAGCATTTTATCCCCAACCAGTTATCGTGCGAATGTCAGACTTTAAGAGTAACGAATATGCCAACCTGTTGGGGGGCAAACAGTTCGAGCCATCTGAAGAAAATCCGATGCTGGGTTGGCGTGGTGCCAGTCGCTATTACGATCCTAAATATCGCCAGGGTTTTGCATTGGAATGTCAGGCATTCAAACGAGTGCGCGATGAGATGGGTTTGACTAATGTTATCCCGATGATTCCCTTCTGTCGCACTCCCGATGAAGGACGTAAAGTGTTGGCAGAGATGGCAAAAAATGGTTTGGTCAGAGGCGAAAACGGTTTGCAAGTATACGTCATGTGCGAACTGCCCAGTAACGTACTGTTGATAGACGAATTTAGTCGGGTATTTGACGGCTTTTCCATCGGTTCTAACGATCTAACCCAGCTGACATTAGGACTCGATCGCGATTCTTCTCTAGTGGCACATCTTTTTGACGAACGCAACCATGCCGTTCAAAATATGCTGGCTATGGCGATCGCTGCCGCCCGACGCAACCACCGCAAAATCGGCATCTGCGGACAAGCACCAAGCGATTATCCAGAGTTTGCCGAGTTTTTAGTGAACCAGGGTATTGATTCGATTAGTCTCAATCCCGATGCGGTGCTTAAAACCAGACTTCAAGTAGCCGCAGTAGAAAGCAATATTAATCATTAA
- the hoxE gene encoding bidirectional hydrogenase complex protein HoxE has protein sequence MSVTKKKSQLHPSGDKRLRMLSATMKRHQYAPDALIEVLHQAQELFGYLEEDLLLYIAHSLKLPPSRVYGVATFYHFFTLNPKGKHTCVVCMGTACYVKGAANLLASLEQQHQVKAGETTSDGQLSLLTARCLGACGIAPAVVVDGKVAGHQTSASVLSRVEECLHHGF, from the coding sequence ATGTCAGTTACTAAAAAAAAATCACAACTACATCCCAGTGGCGATAAGCGGTTACGGATGTTATCGGCGACAATGAAACGTCACCAATATGCACCAGATGCTCTGATTGAAGTGTTGCATCAAGCACAAGAGTTGTTTGGCTATCTAGAGGAAGATTTACTGCTTTATATCGCTCACAGCCTTAAACTCCCGCCTAGCAGGGTTTACGGAGTAGCCACCTTTTATCATTTTTTTACTTTAAACCCAAAAGGAAAACACACTTGCGTTGTCTGTATGGGTACTGCTTGTTATGTCAAAGGAGCAGCTAATTTATTAGCCAGCTTAGAACAACAGCACCAAGTTAAAGCAGGAGAAACTACTTCAGATGGTCAACTGTCGCTACTTACTGCCCGTTGTCTGGGTGCTTGCGGCATTGCTCCTGCGGTGGTAGTAGATGGCAAAGTGGCAGGACATCAAACTTCTGCATCTGTTCTCAGTCGAGTTGAGGAATGTTTGCATCATGGATTTTGA